From one Streptomyces sp. N50 genomic stretch:
- a CDS encoding ROK family protein → MEHVVARAARLTESASAVFEVLARAGSATRPQLAGLARLSKPTVSSAVVELENVGLAAHSGTASGGTGRNAAVYRLGPAAGAVLAVDLGPALTRVRGCALDGTLLAEATGSREDAADAVREALGALPAGTPLRTVVVAVGDVAARDRAGAGMRPATAKAGPVFDAMTVALPPGVPVHLENNVNCAALAELHEGAARGRTTFGYLRIGVGIGLGIVVGGHVLRGANGAAGELARLPYPWDDAVEPRREALEEYVGARSLLRRAAAAWPDTGEPCPGSADQLFALARQGHGTASALVGRHAADVGRLAAAVAAVLDPGLIVLGGSTGTDPQLLPGVRTELGRLSWPTDVVSSTVGDLGTVVGAARLAVARGVQTVTDGAGAKD, encoded by the coding sequence GTGGAACACGTCGTGGCGCGGGCGGCCCGGCTGACCGAGAGCGCGAGCGCGGTGTTCGAGGTGCTGGCGAGAGCCGGCAGCGCGACCCGGCCGCAGCTCGCCGGCCTGGCCCGCCTCTCCAAGCCGACGGTGTCCTCCGCCGTCGTGGAGCTGGAGAACGTCGGGCTCGCCGCCCACTCCGGCACCGCCTCCGGCGGCACGGGACGCAACGCCGCCGTCTACCGCCTCGGCCCGGCCGCAGGCGCCGTACTCGCCGTGGACCTCGGCCCCGCCCTCACCCGGGTGCGCGGCTGCGCCCTCGACGGCACCCTGCTGGCCGAGGCCACCGGCTCCCGGGAGGACGCCGCCGACGCCGTGCGCGAGGCCCTGGGCGCGCTGCCCGCCGGCACTCCGCTGCGCACGGTCGTCGTCGCCGTCGGTGACGTCGCCGCGCGGGACCGGGCGGGCGCGGGCATGCGTCCCGCGACCGCCAAGGCGGGCCCGGTGTTCGACGCCATGACGGTCGCCCTGCCGCCGGGCGTGCCGGTCCACCTGGAGAACAACGTCAACTGCGCCGCCCTCGCCGAACTGCACGAGGGCGCCGCCCGGGGCCGCACCACCTTCGGTTATCTGCGGATCGGCGTCGGTATCGGTCTCGGCATCGTCGTCGGCGGCCATGTGCTGCGCGGCGCGAACGGCGCGGCCGGTGAGCTCGCCCGGCTGCCGTACCCCTGGGACGACGCCGTGGAGCCGCGCCGTGAGGCCCTGGAGGAGTACGTGGGCGCCCGCTCGCTGCTGCGCCGGGCGGCGGCCGCCTGGCCGGACACCGGGGAGCCGTGCCCCGGCAGCGCGGACCAGCTCTTCGCCCTGGCCCGGCAGGGACACGGCACGGCGAGCGCGCTGGTCGGCCGGCACGCCGCCGACGTGGGCCGGCTGGCCGCCGCCGTGGCCGCCGTACTGGACCCGGGACTGATCGTCCTCGGGGGCAGCACGGGCACGGACCCGCAGCTCCTGCCCGGTGTGCGGACCGAGCTGGGGCGGCTGAGCTGGCCCACCGACGTGGTCAGCAGCACGGTCGGTGATCTCGGCACCGTGGTGGGCGCCGCCCGGCTCGCGGTCGCCAGAGGAGTCCAAACCGTGACCGATGGTGCGGGGGCGAAGGATTGA
- a CDS encoding ABC transporter substrate-binding protein, which yields MTTVGVRRSSRLGRGGMRRLVPLAAVAVSGALLLSACGSGSGSGGNAKSLTFWISTVPGQDAGWKKLVAQYKKETGVNVKLVNIPYDGYPTKLHNAAQANSLPDVADVPALDPIWSSKLVDLKSIANNKSYNINSNFLAKDSSGKVLAIPSDVTASGLFINKSLFEKAGVAVPASPAKTWTWDEFIAAANKVREKTGAKYSLTFDQSPSRLRAMVYEMGGKYVHADSSGKFSADAATKKAVEYFVGLNDDKVMPKSVWTSGADPSAMFQSGDVVAYWSGVWQVPAFADSIKKFEWASVPTPAQPVQASDVNSGGMMVGFNNNGAAATAATKFMSWVYEPKNYTELVESSGFLPVESGLTPKYPFKSAAAQAAFKLYNEEIPLYAPISGYFNSAQTNWVLKGKSLTTDPTKTELGKAINGQQSADKALQNIVDGYNTAVGG from the coding sequence ATGACCACTGTGGGTGTGCGGCGCTCCAGCCGACTCGGCCGCGGCGGCATGCGCCGCCTGGTTCCCCTCGCTGCCGTCGCTGTGTCAGGTGCCCTGCTGCTCTCGGCCTGCGGGTCGGGTTCCGGCTCGGGCGGTAACGCGAAGTCGCTGACGTTCTGGATCTCCACGGTTCCGGGGCAGGACGCGGGCTGGAAGAAGCTGGTCGCGCAGTACAAGAAGGAAACCGGCGTCAACGTCAAGCTCGTCAACATCCCCTACGACGGGTACCCGACGAAGCTGCACAACGCCGCGCAGGCGAACTCGCTGCCCGACGTGGCGGACGTGCCCGCGCTGGACCCGATCTGGTCGAGCAAGCTGGTCGACCTCAAGTCCATCGCCAACAACAAGAGCTACAACATCAACTCCAACTTCCTGGCGAAGGACTCGTCCGGGAAGGTGCTGGCCATCCCCTCGGACGTCACCGCGTCCGGCCTGTTCATCAACAAGTCGCTGTTCGAGAAGGCCGGCGTCGCCGTTCCCGCCTCGCCCGCGAAGACCTGGACCTGGGACGAGTTCATCGCGGCGGCCAACAAGGTCCGCGAGAAGACCGGCGCCAAGTACTCCCTGACCTTCGACCAGTCTCCGTCCCGGCTGCGCGCCATGGTGTACGAGATGGGCGGGAAGTACGTCCACGCGGACTCCTCCGGCAAGTTCTCGGCGGACGCCGCGACCAAGAAGGCCGTGGAGTACTTCGTCGGCCTGAACGACGACAAGGTCATGCCGAAGTCGGTGTGGACCAGCGGCGCCGACCCGTCGGCCATGTTCCAGAGCGGTGACGTCGTCGCCTACTGGTCCGGTGTGTGGCAGGTGCCCGCCTTCGCGGACAGCATCAAGAAGTTCGAGTGGGCGAGCGTCCCGACCCCCGCGCAGCCGGTGCAGGCCAGTGACGTCAACAGCGGCGGCATGATGGTCGGCTTCAACAACAACGGCGCCGCGGCCACCGCCGCGACGAAGTTCATGTCCTGGGTGTACGAGCCGAAGAACTACACCGAGCTGGTCGAGAGCTCCGGGTTCCTCCCGGTCGAGAGCGGTCTGACTCCGAAGTACCCCTTCAAGTCCGCGGCGGCGCAGGCGGCGTTCAAGCTCTACAACGAGGAGATCCCGCTCTACGCGCCGATCTCGGGTTACTTCAACAGCGCGCAGACGAACTGGGTGCTGAAGGGCAAGAGCCTCACCACCGACCCGACCAAGACGGAGCTCGGCAAGGCGATCAACGGCCAGCAGTCGGCCGACAAGGCCCTGCAGAACATCGTGGACGGCTACAACACGGCGGTCGGCGGCTGA
- a CDS encoding carbohydrate ABC transporter permease has translation MTNSAADVSVRPPRKRRSTYTLAPLVLIAANVVLFALFFVWPAVIGLVYSFTNYTGVGAFQFIGLDNYQNLFGDSTFYDALFRTLLYAVLVVPLNFVLSLFIANLVVSKQAKGASVARVVFFIPWLISPIVVGVLWRWLFGENFGLINYVIEKLGGHAIAWQSNADLSLGVVVMAGAWWGTAFSMLLFIAAIKNVPVSYYEAASLDGAGPWRQFRSITLPSIAPTSFIVILLNTINAMKEYPLFVSLNNGGPGTSNNLLVQYIYETGFNRGQIGYASAASFVLMLILMAVAIIQLIVNRRVENR, from the coding sequence ATGACAAATAGCGCCGCGGACGTGTCCGTGAGGCCGCCCAGGAAACGACGTAGCACCTACACACTCGCGCCGCTCGTCCTCATCGCGGCCAATGTCGTGCTCTTCGCGCTGTTCTTCGTGTGGCCGGCGGTGATCGGGCTCGTCTACTCGTTCACGAACTACACCGGTGTGGGGGCGTTCCAGTTCATCGGGCTGGACAACTACCAGAACCTGTTCGGGGACTCCACCTTCTACGACGCGCTGTTCCGGACGCTGCTGTACGCCGTGCTCGTCGTGCCGCTGAACTTCGTGCTCTCGCTGTTCATCGCCAACCTCGTGGTGAGCAAGCAGGCCAAGGGCGCGTCGGTCGCACGTGTCGTCTTCTTCATCCCGTGGCTCATCTCGCCCATCGTCGTGGGTGTCCTGTGGCGGTGGCTGTTCGGTGAGAACTTCGGACTGATCAACTACGTCATCGAGAAGCTCGGCGGGCACGCGATCGCGTGGCAGTCGAACGCGGACCTGTCGCTGGGCGTCGTGGTGATGGCGGGTGCCTGGTGGGGCACGGCCTTCTCGATGCTGCTGTTCATCGCGGCGATCAAGAACGTGCCGGTGTCGTACTACGAGGCGGCCTCGCTCGACGGTGCCGGCCCCTGGCGCCAGTTCAGGAGCATCACGCTGCCGAGCATCGCGCCCACCTCGTTCATCGTGATCCTGCTCAACACGATCAACGCGATGAAGGAATATCCGCTGTTCGTCTCCCTCAACAACGGCGGACCGGGCACGTCGAACAACCTGCTCGTCCAGTACATCTACGAGACCGGCTTCAACCGGGGCCAGATCGGCTACGCGAGCGCCGCGTCCTTCGTGCTCATGCTCATCCTGATGGCCGTCGCGATCATCCAGCTGATCGTCAACCGGCGGGTGGAGAACCGATGA